In Bacteroides coprosuis DSM 18011, the following are encoded in one genomic region:
- a CDS encoding phage shock protein C, PspC (COGs: COG1983 Putative stress-responsive transcriptional regulator protein~InterPro IPR007168~KEGG: bfs:BF2629 hypothetical protein~PFAM: Phage shock domain~SPTR: Putative uncharacterized protein;~IMG reference gene:2504107803~PFAM: PspC domain), whose translation MKKTFTINLGGIVFHIDEDAYDLLSKYLENLRLYFNKTEGKEEIIADIESRFADLFNERITHASQSIVITDVEDIIKQVGSPEEIYGEEEGSEQENDEGSSKKQEKDYSGAFTYRKKLFRNPDDKVIGGVASGVAAYFKLDPLLVRLIFLILLFFTFGTTTFVYLIMWILIPLATTAIEKLNMCGEDVTVENIGKRVSEDADKVNNSQSDYYNTKNRNFWSELIRIVGMVLKGLFLFFVIILSPVWLVVVIVLMALVFALLVSVFAGGAALVGIMGQPFIILSESTPLISAISGLILAGIPLGVLLYLLINNFKAKSQPISTGWKWGLFILWVIALIVFIISAAQINWVNIEQLVPSIAHGLSHYNLIL comes from the coding sequence ATGAAGAAGACATTTACCATAAACTTAGGAGGTATTGTTTTTCATATTGATGAAGATGCTTATGATCTTCTAAGTAAATACCTTGAAAACCTTCGATTGTATTTTAACAAGACAGAAGGCAAAGAAGAAATAATAGCTGATATAGAAAGTAGATTTGCTGATCTCTTTAATGAGCGAATCACACATGCTAGTCAATCTATAGTGATTACTGATGTTGAAGACATTATCAAGCAGGTAGGAAGTCCAGAGGAAATATATGGAGAAGAAGAGGGCTCAGAGCAAGAAAATGATGAAGGATCTTCTAAAAAACAAGAAAAAGATTATTCTGGTGCTTTTACTTATCGTAAAAAGCTATTTCGTAATCCCGATGATAAGGTTATAGGAGGAGTTGCTAGTGGAGTTGCGGCCTATTTTAAATTGGATCCGCTATTAGTACGATTGATCTTTTTAATTTTATTGTTCTTCACTTTTGGAACCACAACATTTGTGTATTTGATTATGTGGATTCTGATACCACTAGCTACTACCGCTATCGAAAAGTTAAATATGTGTGGTGAAGACGTTACTGTAGAGAATATAGGCAAACGTGTTAGTGAAGATGCCGATAAGGTAAATAACTCACAGAGTGATTATTATAATACGAAGAATCGTAATTTCTGGAGTGAGCTAATACGTATTGTTGGAATGGTATTGAAGGGGCTATTTCTATTCTTTGTTATTATACTTTCTCCCGTTTGGCTTGTTGTTGTCATTGTTTTAATGGCTTTGGTTTTTGCATTGCTAGTATCTGTTTTTGCAGGTGGTGCAGCTCTAGTAGGAATAATGGGTCAACCTTTCATTATTCTCTCCGAGTCGACTCCTCTTATTAGTGCAATTTCTGGATTAATATTAGCGGGTATTCCTTTAGGGGTATTACTTTATCTTCTGATTAACAACTTCAAAGCTAAAAGTCAACCGATAAGCACAGGTTGGAAGTGGGGTTTATTTATACTTTGGGTGATTGCTCTGATCGTGTTTATCATCAGTGCAGCTCAGATTAATTGGGTTAATATAGAACAACTGGTTCCTAGCATTGCCCATGGATTAAGTCATTATAATCTGATTTTATAA
- a CDS encoding transcriptional regulator, PadR-like family (COGs: COG1695 transcriptional regulator protein~InterPro IPR005149~KEGG: bfs:BF2630 PadR family transcriptional regulatory protein~PFAM: Transcription regulator PadR N-terminal-like~SPTR: PadR-family transcriptional regulatory protein;~IMG reference gene:2504107804~PFAM: Transcriptional regulator PadR-like family), producing the protein MKVEKVKSQMRRGLLEYCILLLISKEAAYASDIIDRLKDAKLIVVEGTLYPLLTRLKNDGLLSYEWQESTQGPPRKYYELTEEGKQFLEELEGVWSELNQSVEYIANGKLKTE; encoded by the coding sequence ATGAAAGTTGAAAAGGTGAAGTCACAAATGAGGAGAGGTTTATTAGAATATTGCATTCTCTTATTGATCAGTAAAGAAGCTGCCTATGCTTCTGATATTATAGATCGATTGAAAGATGCAAAATTAATAGTGGTAGAAGGTACTCTTTATCCTCTGTTGACTAGATTGAAGAATGATGGTTTATTGAGTTATGAGTGGCAGGAATCCACTCAAGGACCACCTCGTAAGTATTATGAATTAACTGAAGAGGGAAAACAATTTCTCGAAGAGCTAGAAGGAGTATGGAGTGAATTAAACCAATCGGTGGAATACATAGCCAATGGCAAACTTAAAACTGAATAG
- a CDS encoding hypothetical protein (KEGG: pbe:PB000218.00.0 hypothetical protein~SPTR: Putative uncharacterized protein;~IMG reference gene:2504107805), translated as MKLRNYLLAGIALLGFAACTSDDNCPTGPVNPTPEGGSFFSIAFETPKLAGTRGNELEDTKVSSATIYLSQIEGDNIIIKDIIKDNLTISEDETNKNIHYINGHTTLERGAYFVTIIANEKESQEISNLKVGANFLDTEAFNIDNLEKLHTKGGFLMMSSNKLKIYNGNKTFDPKKAIYNQAKNNSGDSFIELAENKQDNPAEVKVYLDRYVAKIDATVQGTKDKDIIDIINI; from the coding sequence ATGAAACTTAGAAACTATCTATTAGCAGGTATAGCCCTATTGGGGTTCGCTGCTTGTACGAGTGATGATAATTGTCCTACGGGACCAGTTAATCCAACTCCTGAAGGTGGGTCGTTTTTTTCTATAGCATTCGAAACACCTAAACTAGCAGGAACGAGAGGGAATGAATTAGAAGATACTAAAGTATCTAGCGCAACAATATATTTATCTCAAATAGAAGGTGATAATATAATAATAAAAGACATTATTAAAGATAACCTCACCATATCTGAAGACGAAACAAACAAGAACATCCATTATATCAATGGTCATACCACTCTTGAAAGAGGTGCTTATTTTGTTACTATTATTGCTAATGAGAAAGAATCTCAAGAGATATCCAATCTAAAAGTAGGAGCAAACTTCTTAGATACAGAGGCTTTCAATATTGATAACTTAGAGAAACTTCATACTAAAGGTGGTTTCTTAATGATGAGCAGTAATAAACTGAAAATATATAACGGTAATAAAACTTTTGATCCTAAAAAGGCTATTTATAATCAAGCTAAAAACAATTCAGGTGATTCTTTCATAGAATTAGCAGAAAACAAACAAGATAACCCAGCCGAAGTCAAAGTTTATTTAGATCGTTATGTGGCTAAAATTGATGCTACTGTTCAAGGAACTAAGGATAAAGATATCATTGACATAATAAACATTTAG
- a CDS encoding hypothetical protein (KEGG: bfr:BF2212 putative outer membrane protein~SPTR: Putative uncharacterized protein;~IMG reference gene:2504107806) codes for MGEYVKINNGEVTDWQDNVSKEIFTSGTKYIIENNVTKFNENKPTNAQGYTTGVILKVSAGETFYAIQDGVKWTFTKTKPESGTYYTYEDGVMYYTYFIPDLFKNEEIGTNTDRTGLYYTTMRNTWYKLNFKTITFPGGNLPGGDLPEPQNPDRPIDPNKYSVFNIEVFVNDWIEGDLNIEM; via the coding sequence TTGGGAGAGTATGTTAAAATCAACAATGGTGAGGTTACTGATTGGCAAGACAATGTAAGTAAAGAAATCTTTACCTCTGGCACTAAATATATAATTGAAAATAATGTGACAAAGTTTAATGAGAATAAGCCTACTAATGCACAAGGCTACACTACTGGAGTTATTCTGAAAGTATCTGCTGGCGAAACATTTTATGCAATTCAAGATGGCGTAAAATGGACCTTCACCAAAACTAAACCTGAAAGTGGAACATATTATACATACGAAGATGGAGTTATGTATTACACATACTTTATTCCTGATTTATTTAAAAATGAAGAAATAGGTACTAATACAGATAGAACGGGTTTATACTATACTACCATGCGTAATACTTGGTATAAATTGAATTTTAAAACAATCACATTCCCCGGAGGTAACCTTCCTGGAGGTGATTTACCCGAGCCTCAAAACCCTGACAGACCAATTGATCCTAATAAATACTCAGTATTTAATATTGAAGTTTTTGTTAATGATTGGATTGAAGGTGATTTAAATATTGAAATGTAA
- a CDS encoding hypothetical protein (KEGG: pfh:PFHG_03732 hypothetical protein~SPTR: Putative uncharacterized protein;~IMG reference gene:2504107807) codes for MKTKYGFYLLMLTFHLIACHDSLDCQNEPSKPNKGQGSYIDMSIIQNDDAIISRSLHSRNSVGDDIISDITFYLTDQCRIKTATGYEPGLVIEDIVKGTEIQQTGNLVKVKAHTKLENGIYLVIAIANSEHLKWNKQIKDTLQIFENISYNKELINQATSPYYFLMTNSGKSFIYPDFPKPEDIIINNKSFLSQFLSFINTPENTRHSVINLNNNSSENPAKVNIYLDRFVAAIDAKSDNVIPTIKPYFNIINNDLSFTLNGFVTLNSPLIQNLIEISQFYTDDFEGGSIVLGDFLSTPYVFDFQENIEDMGWYNQIDTYSKIDSNNQVVDYKDASVKNRFNLQRKYVPENNTSTTGPPINNFFITNCRQGYVTGVIFQVKEINNHSFYVIKNGLQNKLYKYNKNDADEVNQIPSNAIKYEEGVMYYTYFIPDLYQYAKGQHYDVDLFYSVMRNTIYTLHLSSLSSLGGIYPGGDLPNPGNPDEEIDEDNLIKLGIKILVNPWIDGKTDIEL; via the coding sequence ATGAAAACGAAGTATGGTTTTTATCTACTTATGCTCACATTTCACCTCATTGCATGTCATGATAGCCTAGATTGCCAAAATGAACCTAGCAAGCCCAATAAAGGACAAGGGTCCTATATTGATATGTCTATTATTCAAAATGATGATGCCATTATAAGTAGATCTCTACACTCTAGAAATTCTGTTGGAGATGATATCATTTCCGACATCACCTTTTACTTAACCGACCAGTGTAGAATAAAAACAGCAACTGGCTATGAACCGGGTTTAGTTATAGAAGATATAGTAAAGGGAACAGAGATTCAGCAAACAGGGAATTTAGTAAAAGTCAAAGCTCACACTAAATTAGAAAATGGTATTTACCTAGTTATTGCTATAGCAAACTCGGAACATTTAAAATGGAACAAACAAATAAAAGATACCTTACAGATATTCGAAAATATATCTTATAATAAGGAATTAATAAATCAAGCAACATCTCCTTATTACTTTTTAATGACCAATAGTGGAAAATCATTTATCTACCCCGATTTTCCAAAACCAGAAGATATAATTATAAACAACAAATCTTTTTTAAGTCAATTCCTTTCTTTTATCAATACTCCAGAAAATACAAGGCACTCTGTCATCAATTTAAATAATAACAGTAGTGAAAATCCCGCTAAAGTCAATATTTATTTAGATCGATTTGTAGCGGCTATTGATGCAAAATCGGATAACGTAATTCCAACCATCAAGCCCTACTTCAACATTATAAATAATGATCTATCTTTCACTCTTAATGGCTTTGTAACTCTAAATAGCCCATTAATACAGAATTTAATTGAAATAAGTCAATTTTATACGGATGACTTTGAAGGAGGAAGTATTGTGTTGGGAGATTTCTTATCTACCCCATATGTATTTGATTTTCAAGAAAATATAGAAGATATGGGATGGTATAATCAAATCGATACCTACTCCAAAATTGATTCAAACAATCAAGTAGTTGATTATAAAGATGCCTCTGTAAAAAATAGGTTCAATCTACAAAGAAAATATGTTCCAGAAAACAATACTTCTACAACAGGGCCTCCCATAAACAATTTTTTCATTACTAACTGTAGACAAGGTTATGTTACAGGTGTTATATTCCAAGTAAAAGAAATTAATAATCACTCCTTTTATGTGATAAAAAACGGGCTACAAAACAAGCTCTACAAATACAATAAAAATGATGCAGATGAAGTAAATCAAATACCTTCCAATGCGATTAAATATGAAGAAGGAGTAATGTATTATACCTATTTTATTCCTGATTTATATCAGTATGCAAAAGGGCAACATTATGATGTCGATTTATTTTACTCTGTGATGAGAAATACAATATATACACTTCATCTCAGCTCATTGTCTTCTTTAGGAGGAATATATCCAGGAGGCGACTTACCAAACCCAGGGAATCCAGATGAAGAAATTGATGAAGACAATTTAATTAAATTAGGTATAAAAATTCTCGTTAATCCATGGATTGATGGTAAAACAGATATTGAACTATAA
- a CDS encoding protein of unknown function DUF1812 (InterPro IPR014941~KEGG: bvu:BVU_0901 hypothetical protein~PFAM: Protein of unknown function DUF1812~SPTR: Putative uncharacterized protein;~IMG reference gene:2504107808~PFAM: Protein of unknown function (DUF1812)) — translation MKIKKYTIYTYLLVFILGLSSCIKEDLSNCSLTFTFDYTYNLEQQNKIDEQLLDRMQIFMFDKNEVLRYHFRKNDQKTIEKGFQVTNNAFEPGEYKIVVATISSDYKEDKSDFLISNVTLNKTLLQEFKFFLNHQDHQSKDLLNNFLVSSLPYQWTSYGQNIHVSLRKINKRINIELVIPNNIQTRIEKDQYSMYIKDKGVCSMDGNLDPTCDNDIIYHPCQPYKLTHEDDKVILRATFNTSRLIYREGQEENTQIIVKNNTTNEYLIKAKVFRLIEEGAAFDDQKDADWGLQEYIDRREEYSFSFYIDEDGSWLSNLVNVNGWDVSFIDLDM, via the coding sequence ATGAAAATAAAAAAATACACCATCTATACGTATCTACTTGTGTTTATACTAGGTCTATCTTCTTGTATAAAAGAAGATTTGAGCAACTGTAGTTTAACTTTCACATTTGACTATACTTACAATCTGGAGCAACAAAATAAGATTGATGAACAATTACTAGATCGTATGCAAATATTTATGTTTGATAAGAACGAAGTATTGCGTTATCATTTCAGAAAAAATGATCAAAAAACAATAGAAAAGGGTTTCCAAGTTACAAATAATGCTTTCGAACCAGGAGAATATAAAATAGTCGTAGCAACTATAAGTTCTGATTATAAAGAAGATAAAAGTGATTTTTTGATTTCAAATGTTACTTTAAATAAGACACTACTCCAAGAGTTTAAGTTTTTTTTGAATCATCAAGATCATCAGAGTAAAGATTTACTTAATAACTTCTTAGTAAGCAGTTTGCCTTATCAGTGGACATCTTATGGGCAAAACATACATGTCAGTTTAAGAAAAATAAATAAAAGAATTAATATAGAATTGGTTATACCCAACAATATCCAAACGAGAATAGAAAAAGACCAATATTCTATGTACATCAAAGATAAAGGTGTCTGCTCTATGGATGGGAATTTAGACCCAACTTGTGATAATGATATTATATATCATCCTTGCCAGCCCTATAAGTTAACCCACGAAGATGACAAGGTTATACTTAGAGCGACATTTAACACTTCACGATTAATTTATAGAGAAGGACAGGAGGAAAACACTCAAATTATTGTAAAAAATAACACAACGAATGAATACCTTATCAAAGCCAAAGTATTCCGATTAATAGAAGAAGGTGCTGCTTTTGATGATCAAAAAGATGCCGACTGGGGCTTACAGGAGTATATAGATCGAAGAGAAGAGTATAGTTTTTCTTTTTATATTGATGAAGATGGAAGTTGGCTGAGTAATCTTGTCAATGTAAATGGATGGGATGTCAGTTTTATTGATTTAGATATGTAA